From Rutidosis leptorrhynchoides isolate AG116_Rl617_1_P2 chromosome 3, CSIRO_AGI_Rlap_v1, whole genome shotgun sequence, a single genomic window includes:
- the LOC139901863 gene encoding AP2-like ethylene-responsive transcription factor AIL5, which translates to MDPSLLQNQNNNWLAFSLSNTNNTNTATTFFPPPHSTTFHHHEEDVTGTIPSSHHHELSILTDCSPKLEDFLGGCGSAASAGSVCHFSDDQSQSPMHHPQQLETTTTNNNTNTASIYDSELKTIATTFLCGYSTNNHHQLAVVPPPQPPQQDSPQAKKAVDTFGQRTSIYRGVTRHRWTGRYEAHLWDNSCRREGQSRKGRQVYLGGYDKEDKAARAYDLTALKYWGPTTTTNFPVCNYEKELEEMKNMTRQEFVASLRRKSSGFSRGASIYRGVTRHHQHGRWQARIGRVAGNKDLYLGTFSTQEEAAEAYDIAAIKFRGLNAVTNFDMSRYDVNSIANKNLPIGGMCGKSKVSIDQPRADTKQIHDGSTSEQASSHSNLLSFALPMKQDPSTDYWSSVMGYHQTYQGTTPYNMEYPSSTTTTTTTNNNNGYYNGLIQQENNNGNGSTSSTHVALSGGTSTIPLGTPIGLNGSSYGNWIEQSFHSNQPAKQNLSVYQTPIFGME; encoded by the exons ATGGATCCTTCTCTTCTTCAGAATCAAAACAACAACTGGCTTGCTTTCTCTCTTTCTAACACCAACAACACCAACACCGCCACCACCTTCTTCCCGCCACCTCACTCCACCACCTTCCACCACC atgAGGAAGATGTAACTGGAACAATACCAAGCAGCCATCATCATGAGTTATCTATACTCACCGACTGCAGCCCAAAACTTGAAGACTTCCTCGGCGGTTGTGGCTCCGCCGCTTCCGCCGGATCTGTTTGTCATTTTTCAGATGATCAATCACAATCACCTATGCACCACCCACAACAACTTgaaactactactactaataataatactaatactgcttCTATATATGACTCCGAGTTAAAGACTATTGCTACCACCTTTCTCTGTGGTTactccaccaacaaccaccaccaactGGCGGTGGTTCCACCGCCACAGCCGCCGCAGCAAGATAGCCCACAAGCGAAAAAAGCGGTCGATACTTTTGGCCAACGTACTTCTATTTATCGTGGTGTTACaag GCATAGATGGACAGGGAGATATGAAGCACATTTATGGGATAATAGTTGCAGAAGAGAAGGCCAAAGCAGGAAAGGAAGACAAG TTTACTTGG GTGGATATGATAAGGAAGATAAAGCAGCTCGTGCTTATGATCTAACTGCCCTCAAGTACTGGGGTCCGACAACCACCACAAATTTTCCG GTTTGCAACTATGAGAAAGAGCTTGAAGAAATGAAGAACATGACTAGGCAAGAGTTTGTTGCTTCACTTAGAAG GAAAAGTAGTGGCTTCTCTAGGGGAGCCTCTATATATAGAGGTGTTACAAG GCACCATCAACACGGACGTTGGCAAGCAAGAATAGGTAGAGTAGCCGGTAACAAGGATCTCTATCTCGGAACTTTCA GCACACAAGAAGAAGCGGCGGAGGCATACGACATTGCAGCCATCAAATTCCGAGGTTTGAATGCCGTCACAAATTTTGACATGAGCCGTTATGATGTTAACAGTATCGCCAACAAAAACCTCCCAATCGGTGGCATGTGTGGCAAATCCAAAGTATCAATAGACCAACCTCGAGCCGACACTAAGCAAATACATGATGGCTCAACATCCGAACAAGCGTCGTCACACTCTAACCTCCTTAGCTTTGCGTTACCAATGAAACAAGACCCGTCAACCGATTACTGGAGTTCGGTGATGGGGTACCACCAAACATACCAAGGTACAACACCTTACAACATGGAATACCCTTCaagtactactactactactactacaaacaACAACAATGGGTACTACAATGGGTTGATTCAACAAGAAAACAATAATGGTAATGGAAGTACTAGTAGTACTCATGTTGCTTTAAGTGGTGGTACATCAACAATTCCATTGGGTACCCCTATAGGTTTGAACGGATCTAGTTATGGAAATTGGATAGAACAGTCTTTTCACTCAAATCAACCTGCTAAGCAAAATCTATCAGTTTATCAGACACCTATTTTTGGAATGGAATGA